The Leptospira bourretii genome has a window encoding:
- a CDS encoding DUF1566 domain-containing protein, with protein MAHPRPFTLKGTVSGLNTSSVIIRSPSDGSYITVSANGNFEMFVFASPKYIQLDFPIQPNDVHCMVWDMGTWTGEGFINTKITCPFVRTVVNGRTLLWDRCTFGSTWNPEGTNIGVGKGDCSLGSPQPLSFCTATDGYDASTNPNACNGGNNTQLVNMGAVYQSCVSRNLQSAYARKNWRLPFYQEMFSVIRCSATNTGEITGEDGCSTVGDATKYSGATADPILFPNAQAARYWSPQTFQALGDQQTYMVDFNIGNQSYEFKDATGFVRCVSEL; from the coding sequence GTGGCTCACCCCCGACCGTTTACTCTCAAAGGAACTGTTTCTGGCTTAAATACTTCTTCGGTAATCATTCGATCACCATCTGATGGAAGTTATATTACTGTTTCAGCAAATGGAAATTTCGAAATGTTTGTTTTTGCTTCACCAAAATACATCCAACTTGATTTTCCAATACAACCAAATGATGTTCATTGTATGGTTTGGGATATGGGAACTTGGACAGGAGAAGGTTTTATTAATACTAAGATTACCTGTCCTTTTGTTCGGACAGTAGTGAACGGAAGAACACTACTGTGGGATAGATGTACTTTTGGGTCTACTTGGAATCCAGAAGGAACAAACATTGGAGTTGGCAAAGGTGATTGTTCCCTTGGATCTCCGCAACCACTAAGTTTTTGTACTGCGACTGATGGATATGATGCATCGACAAATCCAAATGCATGTAATGGTGGGAACAATACGCAACTTGTGAATATGGGAGCAGTCTATCAATCTTGTGTCTCACGTAATTTGCAAAGTGCATACGCACGAAAAAATTGGAGACTTCCATTTTACCAAGAAATGTTTTCTGTAATTCGTTGCAGTGCAACCAACACAGGAGAAATTACAGGAGAAGATGGTTGCTCAACAGTAGGGGATGCCACTAAATACTCAGGTGCTACGGCCGATCCCATTCTATTTCCCAATGCCCAAGCAGCAAGATACTGGAGTCCTCAAACCTTTCAGGCCTTAGGTGACCAACAAACGTATATGGTCGACTTCAATATTGGAAATCAATCTTATGAATTTAAAGATGCAACTGGTTTTGTTCGGTGTGTTTCCGAGTTATAA
- the ilvA gene encoding threonine ammonia-lyase IlvA has protein sequence MKLDIETAYNVIHSIVFKTPLQFHAKLSESFGAKIFIKREDLQLVRSYKIRGAYNLIQSLTLEERERGVVCASAGNHAQGVAYSCKILNLRGVIYMPAITPKQKINQVKMFGGNEIEIVLVGDTFDECQTFALEYAKTHQMVFVPPFDHIKIMEGQGTVAKEILEEESEIDYVFVPIGGGGLCAGVGSYFKEKSPHTKIIGVEPFGAPSMKEALKQGKPVLLDKIDKFVDGAAVKKVGDLTFPICKDILSDLLLVKEGKVCSTLLKLYNEDAIVAEPAGALSISALDQYADQIRGKKVVCILSGGNNDIDRMQEIKERSLLYEGLKHYFIVRFAQRPGALKQFVNEILGPNDDIVRFEFIQKNNKESGPALIGIELKSRDDFQSLLDRMDAFHLNFTLVNQDENLFEYLI, from the coding sequence ATGAAATTAGATATTGAAACAGCATACAATGTAATCCATTCGATAGTATTTAAAACTCCATTGCAATTCCATGCCAAATTATCTGAGAGTTTTGGTGCTAAAATTTTTATCAAACGAGAGGACCTGCAATTGGTTCGATCCTATAAAATTAGAGGAGCATACAACCTAATCCAAAGTTTAACCTTAGAGGAAAGAGAGCGTGGTGTTGTTTGTGCAAGTGCTGGTAACCATGCACAAGGTGTCGCCTATTCCTGCAAAATTTTAAATCTGCGTGGTGTGATTTATATGCCTGCCATCACACCCAAACAGAAAATCAATCAAGTTAAAATGTTTGGTGGCAATGAGATCGAAATTGTTTTGGTGGGTGATACATTCGATGAATGCCAAACCTTTGCTTTAGAATATGCTAAAACTCATCAAATGGTCTTTGTTCCTCCTTTTGACCATATAAAAATTATGGAAGGACAAGGTACTGTTGCGAAAGAAATTTTAGAAGAAGAGTCTGAAATCGATTATGTTTTTGTTCCTATTGGCGGAGGCGGATTATGCGCTGGAGTGGGTAGTTATTTTAAAGAAAAATCTCCGCACACCAAAATCATCGGAGTGGAACCATTTGGTGCACCTTCGATGAAGGAAGCTCTCAAACAAGGGAAACCAGTTTTACTTGATAAAATTGACAAATTTGTAGATGGTGCGGCAGTAAAAAAAGTAGGGGATCTCACGTTTCCCATTTGCAAAGATATTCTTTCTGATTTATTACTCGTCAAGGAAGGAAAAGTTTGTTCCACTCTTTTGAAATTATACAATGAAGATGCTATCGTGGCAGAACCGGCAGGAGCTTTGAGTATTTCTGCATTGGACCAGTATGCCGATCAAATTCGTGGAAAAAAAGTAGTTTGTATCTTAAGCGGTGGAAATAACGACATTGATCGAATGCAGGAAATCAAAGAAAGGTCACTGCTTTACGAAGGTTTAAAACATTATTTTATTGTTCGTTTTGCACAAAGACCTGGCGCCTTAAAACAATTTGTAAATGAGATACTTGGTCCAAACGATGACATTGTCCGATTTGAATTCATTCAAAAGAATAATAAAGAATCTGGTCCTGCCTTGATTGGAATTGAGTTAAAGTCTAGGGATGATTTTCAATCATTGTTAGATCGAATGGATGCGTTTCATTTGAATTTCACGTTGGTCAACCAAGACGAGAATTTATTTGAATACTTAATTTAG
- a CDS encoding flagellin produces MIINHNVSAIFAHRTLKSNDANLSKDIEKLSSGMRINKAGDDASGLAVSEKMRTQIAGLRRAEQNTEDGMSLIQTAEGYLQETHEIVQRVRVLAVQAANGIYSEEDRQQIQVEVSQLVDEIDRIASQAEFNKMKLLTGAFARLNPTASMWFHIGANMHQRERVYIETMNTAALGLRNPTVLTFISLSTAGKANSVIGLCDDALRVISKQRADLGAYYNRMEHAAKGLMNAYENTQASESRIRDTDMAEQMTSFTRYQILTQAATSMLAQANMKSQSVMRLLQ; encoded by the coding sequence ATGATTATCAACCACAACGTAAGTGCGATCTTTGCACACAGAACTTTGAAGTCTAACGACGCGAACCTGAGCAAAGATATCGAAAAGTTGTCTTCTGGTATGCGTATTAACAAAGCCGGAGATGACGCATCTGGACTTGCAGTGTCTGAGAAAATGAGAACTCAGATTGCTGGTCTTCGACGTGCAGAACAGAATACTGAAGATGGTATGTCCCTCATTCAAACGGCGGAAGGATATCTTCAAGAAACACACGAAATCGTTCAACGTGTTCGTGTACTCGCGGTGCAAGCTGCGAACGGTATCTACTCGGAAGAAGATAGACAACAGATCCAAGTCGAGGTTTCACAGCTAGTGGACGAGATCGATCGTATTGCTTCTCAAGCAGAATTCAACAAAATGAAACTGCTTACAGGAGCATTTGCTCGTCTCAACCCAACTGCTAGTATGTGGTTCCATATTGGAGCTAACATGCACCAAAGAGAGCGCGTGTACATTGAAACAATGAACACTGCGGCATTGGGATTAAGAAACCCTACGGTTCTTACTTTCATCTCTCTTTCGACTGCAGGTAAAGCAAACTCCGTAATCGGACTTTGTGATGATGCCCTAAGAGTGATCTCTAAACAAAGAGCTGACCTTGGTGCTTATTACAACCGTATGGAGCATGCTGCGAAAGGACTTATGAATGCTTATGAAAACACACAAGCTTCTGAGTCTCGTATCCGTGATACTGACATGGCTGAACAAATGACCAGCTTCACGAGATACCAAATCTTAACTCAGGCTGCTACATCAATGCTTGCGCAAGCAAACATGAAGTCTCAGTCAGTGATGAGATTGCTCCAGTAA
- the ispH gene encoding 4-hydroxy-3-methylbut-2-enyl diphosphate reductase translates to MLETIYLANPRGFCAGVKYAISYVETAFQENPETPLYVRKEIVHNQRVVEEMKKKGIQFINELKEVPDGATVVFSAHGVSPEVVKEATERKMKIGDATCPLVTRVHKKARNIKDSHQIIYIGHRGHDEAIGTMGEAQMFLVESPEDVENLRNKITKDKPLTYLMQTTLSVADTKNIVKKIEEVFPYVEHPQKDDICYATTERQEAVRSMLESVDAMLVIGAENSSNSVRLCQLAKKTRPASFQISRKEDVNPDHIKNSGIKTLGITAGASSPQILVDEIVGEILKYFPDAKVSLFPESREDTMSFRLPKELLKQY, encoded by the coding sequence GTGTTAGAGACAATATATTTAGCGAACCCTCGGGGATTTTGTGCGGGAGTGAAGTATGCCATTTCCTATGTGGAAACCGCATTCCAGGAAAACCCAGAAACCCCTCTTTATGTTCGCAAGGAAATCGTCCACAACCAACGAGTTGTTGAGGAAATGAAGAAAAAAGGCATTCAATTCATCAATGAACTGAAAGAAGTTCCCGATGGTGCCACGGTTGTATTTTCTGCCCACGGAGTTTCCCCGGAAGTTGTAAAAGAAGCCACTGAACGAAAGATGAAAATTGGAGATGCCACCTGTCCCCTTGTCACTCGGGTCCATAAAAAAGCACGAAATATCAAAGATTCTCACCAAATCATCTATATTGGTCATAGGGGCCATGATGAGGCAATAGGAACCATGGGAGAGGCACAGATGTTTCTTGTGGAATCTCCAGAAGATGTGGAAAATTTACGGAACAAAATCACAAAAGACAAACCACTTACCTATCTCATGCAAACCACCCTTTCCGTGGCTGATACAAAAAACATTGTCAAAAAAATTGAAGAAGTATTTCCTTACGTAGAACATCCGCAAAAAGATGATATCTGTTATGCGACAACAGAACGCCAGGAAGCAGTTAGGTCAATGTTAGAATCAGTAGATGCAATGCTTGTGATCGGTGCAGAAAATTCTTCTAACTCTGTTAGATTATGCCAATTGGCCAAAAAAACAAGACCTGCCAGTTTCCAAATCTCACGGAAAGAAGATGTAAACCCCGATCATATTAAAAATTCGGGGATAAAAACCCTTGGTATCACCGCTGGTGCCTCAAGCCCACAAATCCTTGTGGACGAAATTGTAGGAGAGATTTTAAAATATTTTCCCGATGCCAAGGTATCTCTTTTTCCGGAAAGCAGAGAAGATACCATGAGTTTTAGATTACCGAAAGAACTGCTCAAACAGTATTAG
- a CDS encoding STAS domain-containing protein: protein MEPVQNLKKTNIGFDITWEGYLTVPFVKDWKILSEVWTSAKGQVYLLDLSGIQRVDSAGIQFLMYLKTLSLKNHFSLKLENHSLPVLKVLDLLGLVSFFGDRVKVKKEHSNEVEFRYGTRKTN, encoded by the coding sequence ATGGAACCCGTCCAAAACCTGAAAAAAACAAACATAGGCTTTGATATCACTTGGGAAGGGTATTTAACTGTACCCTTTGTTAAGGATTGGAAAATACTATCAGAAGTTTGGACAAGCGCAAAAGGACAAGTATATTTATTGGACTTAAGTGGAATTCAACGAGTGGATTCAGCAGGGATTCAATTCTTAATGTATCTTAAAACTTTAAGTCTAAAAAATCACTTTTCCCTAAAATTAGAAAACCACTCACTACCTGTTTTGAAAGTTTTAGACCTATTGGGACTCGTTAGTTTTTTTGGTGATCGAGTGAAGGTAAAAAAAGAACACTCGAACGAAGTAGAATTTAGATATGGTACGAGGAAAACCAACTAA
- a CDS encoding response regulator, protein MNRKILIIDDSAVFRKIISVHLKNANFDLIEAGDGLEGLKQLEANEVDLIVSDMNMPNMDGISFIKKVKENPKYKFTPIIMLTTESQPEKKQQGMDAGAKAWLTKPFSPEELLDTISKLVT, encoded by the coding sequence ATGAATAGAAAGATTTTGATCATCGATGACTCAGCAGTATTCAGAAAGATTATCTCTGTACATCTAAAGAATGCAAACTTCGATCTTATTGAAGCAGGTGATGGATTAGAAGGTTTAAAACAATTAGAAGCGAACGAAGTGGATTTGATCGTTTCAGATATGAATATGCCAAACATGGATGGGATAAGTTTTATCAAAAAAGTGAAAGAGAATCCGAAATACAAATTCACTCCCATCATCATGTTAACAACAGAATCCCAACCAGAAAAAAAACAACAAGGGATGGATGCTGGTGCCAAAGCATGGTTAACTAAACCATTTTCCCCAGAAGAATTGTTGGATACAATCTCCAAACTAGTAACGTAA
- a CDS encoding chemotaxis protein CheA, giving the protein MDLTEVIDAYLVESDEFLRDMEAILLRTETSTPSDEDLNAIFRAVHTIKGTAGMFGFESTVKFTHVVENLLDRLRSHEIKFQAELTEILLKAKDHLSYLVAEETKGKIPESKIMQGNSILDLMKPFQGSEIVTAEEKQNQNENEIVLDKKSKHLVSAENQTQTIQNHKDSIPGYLISFRPNRNVFSQGLDPISFIGYLKKIGKIQSVKIISETIPNTMDFDPESCYLGFEIHLDSDAGLDAVRKVFNFIEADSFLHILPPDANIEDLADLSFQLPEEEILLGNIWREIQILTDASLIDYFEELKKRKTGISTNSEENPSSPLSNLSSDELREDKTPTNQKQDQNKSATIKVDSKRIDKLINRVGELVVSCANMNQLIGSIEDSNLQESSMLAMRLLNEVREISLKLRMVPIGDTFQKYTRTVRDLGKELGKDIKLITEGNETELDRNIVDKLGDPLTHLVRNACDHGLETSAEREKKGKPKQGIIKLNAFHEAGSVVIEITDDGNGIQKEKVWQKGIDKGLVSGPLPDSEDEIFKLLFHPGLSTASQITNVSGRGVGLDVVLQNIESLRGSITVKSTPNQGSRFIIRLPLTLAIIDGFLVEVGKNQFIIPMDMVLECLHFTDDNKVDSNQFFALRGNLIPFLRLKDYYPCESSGENSRENIVIVRNGEKKAGIVVERLLGEYQTVIKPMGSVFRHVKGVSGSSILGDGNVALIIDIPSLFERTIAVENERLYK; this is encoded by the coding sequence ATGGATTTAACAGAGGTTATAGATGCCTATTTAGTTGAATCCGATGAATTCCTTCGGGATATGGAGGCAATTCTCTTACGTACGGAAACATCTACCCCTAGTGATGAAGATTTGAATGCCATCTTTCGAGCGGTTCATACAATCAAAGGGACAGCAGGAATGTTTGGATTTGAATCCACAGTGAAGTTTACCCATGTTGTGGAAAACCTACTAGATCGATTGCGTTCTCATGAAATCAAATTCCAAGCTGAATTAACGGAAATTCTACTCAAAGCAAAAGACCACCTTTCCTATTTAGTCGCAGAAGAAACCAAAGGCAAAATCCCAGAGTCAAAAATCATGCAGGGAAATTCAATTTTGGATTTAATGAAACCCTTCCAAGGTTCTGAAATTGTTACCGCAGAAGAAAAACAAAACCAGAATGAAAACGAAATTGTTTTAGATAAAAAATCGAAACATTTGGTTTCTGCAGAAAATCAAACTCAAACCATCCAAAATCATAAGGATTCAATCCCTGGATATCTGATTTCATTTCGACCCAACCGTAACGTTTTTTCCCAAGGATTAGATCCTATCTCGTTTATTGGATATTTAAAAAAAATCGGGAAAATTCAATCGGTGAAAATCATTTCAGAAACCATTCCAAACACTATGGATTTTGATCCAGAATCTTGTTACTTGGGCTTTGAAATCCACTTGGATTCTGACGCCGGTTTGGATGCGGTTAGAAAAGTTTTTAACTTTATTGAAGCCGATTCTTTTTTACACATTCTTCCTCCTGATGCGAATATTGAAGATTTAGCAGACCTATCCTTCCAACTCCCAGAAGAAGAAATTTTACTTGGAAACATTTGGAGAGAAATCCAAATATTAACAGATGCTAGTCTTATTGATTATTTTGAAGAACTAAAAAAAAGAAAAACAGGGATCAGCACGAACTCAGAAGAAAATCCATCTTCCCCTCTTTCCAACTTATCTTCAGATGAGTTACGCGAAGATAAAACGCCCACCAATCAAAAACAAGACCAAAATAAATCAGCAACCATCAAGGTAGATTCAAAACGAATTGATAAATTGATCAATCGTGTGGGAGAACTTGTAGTTTCCTGTGCAAATATGAATCAACTCATTGGTTCCATAGAAGATTCCAACTTACAAGAGTCGTCTATGCTTGCGATGCGTCTTCTAAACGAAGTAAGAGAAATTTCGTTAAAACTAAGGATGGTTCCAATCGGAGATACCTTCCAGAAATATACAAGGACTGTTCGCGATTTAGGGAAAGAACTTGGAAAGGATATCAAACTTATCACCGAAGGAAACGAAACGGAACTCGACCGCAATATTGTTGATAAGTTAGGTGACCCACTCACACACTTAGTTAGAAACGCTTGTGACCACGGATTAGAAACTTCCGCAGAAAGGGAAAAAAAAGGAAAACCAAAGCAAGGTATCATCAAACTAAATGCCTTCCATGAAGCAGGAAGTGTTGTGATAGAAATCACTGATGACGGAAACGGAATTCAAAAAGAAAAGGTTTGGCAAAAGGGAATTGATAAAGGCCTTGTGTCTGGGCCACTACCCGATTCGGAAGATGAAATTTTTAAACTTCTTTTTCATCCTGGCCTATCAACAGCCTCACAAATCACCAATGTTTCCGGAAGAGGTGTGGGACTTGATGTAGTTTTACAAAATATTGAATCCCTCAGAGGTTCCATAACCGTAAAATCCACACCAAACCAAGGAAGTCGATTTATCATTCGGCTCCCACTCACACTTGCCATCATCGATGGATTTTTGGTAGAGGTTGGGAAAAACCAATTCATCATACCGATGGATATGGTATTAGAATGTTTACATTTTACAGATGATAACAAAGTAGATTCCAATCAATTCTTTGCCCTTCGAGGAAATTTAATTCCATTTCTTCGTCTGAAAGATTATTACCCGTGTGAATCGAGTGGAGAAAACTCCAGAGAAAATATCGTCATTGTTAGAAATGGAGAAAAAAAAGCAGGAATCGTAGTAGAACGACTTCTGGGCGAATACCAAACAGTCATCAAACCAATGGGATCCGTATTTCGCCATGTAAAAGGTGTTAGTGGGTCAAGCATTCTCGGAGATGGGAACGTGGCCTTGATCATTGACATCCCGTCCCTATTTGAAAGAACCATTGCAGTAGAAAACGAAAGATTATATAAATGA
- a CDS encoding ATP-binding response regulator translates to MVESNVNQSQSSQARAKEHLRRPKEPILIIEDKKENQVLLEAICKRIGMDADVAEDGKIALEMAAKRPYSLYLVDLMMPVLDGKSFIREQKKLEPNAVFMIQTAIDQIDEIIEIMKMGVYDYLLKPLHVEIVADRLEKALEYVYLKRMESLLVDEESKELKSQLEWLNYKESHRKTNEVNSELHSILNLKTTLMQGSGLGAISTIIDSIQQMKVDLGKDYSINKEFWDLLYENHEHNIAMMSGLDLAVDLIQNNTNLVRTKSEDLLGLLPSLVETFRDEIIERELKVNLPVVKQSVFLDLDLESMKVAIHEIFTNGLKYSKRKSHFDVFVTFVDGYFCLSAKNNIIDDEYAKQLAQSEKKLIEPFFRIHPPVESFYSKEKFSLGLGLTMVDFILHRHNGMFFIRNAIDHTTEVKADCIIAEVFLPIQNDK, encoded by the coding sequence ATGGTGGAATCGAACGTAAATCAAAGTCAGTCCTCCCAGGCTCGGGCAAAGGAACACCTAAGGCGTCCCAAAGAACCAATCCTGATCATTGAGGATAAAAAAGAAAACCAAGTCCTACTAGAAGCCATCTGCAAGCGGATTGGTATGGACGCAGATGTAGCCGAAGATGGGAAGATAGCCCTTGAGATGGCTGCAAAACGCCCATATAGTCTATATTTGGTGGATTTAATGATGCCCGTTTTGGACGGAAAATCATTCATCCGTGAACAAAAAAAATTAGAACCAAATGCCGTTTTTATGATTCAAACCGCCATCGACCAAATCGATGAAATCATAGAAATCATGAAAATGGGCGTGTATGATTATCTTTTAAAGCCTCTCCATGTCGAAATTGTTGCTGATCGTTTAGAAAAAGCATTAGAATACGTCTACTTAAAGCGAATGGAATCACTTCTCGTTGATGAAGAATCAAAAGAATTAAAGAGCCAATTGGAATGGCTAAATTACAAAGAATCACATAGAAAAACCAATGAGGTAAATTCGGAACTACACTCGATTTTAAATTTAAAAACTACTTTGATGCAAGGTTCAGGCCTTGGTGCCATCTCAACAATCATTGATTCCATCCAACAAATGAAAGTGGATCTTGGCAAAGATTATTCAATCAACAAAGAGTTTTGGGATCTTTTGTATGAAAATCACGAACACAATATTGCTATGATGAGTGGATTAGATTTGGCTGTAGACCTAATCCAAAACAATACAAATTTAGTGAGAACAAAAAGTGAAGATCTACTTGGTTTACTACCCTCTCTTGTCGAAACATTTCGAGATGAAATTATCGAACGTGAATTAAAGGTAAACTTACCAGTTGTAAAACAATCTGTTTTCCTTGACCTTGATTTAGAATCAATGAAAGTGGCCATTCATGAAATATTTACCAATGGGCTTAAATATTCCAAAAGAAAATCTCATTTTGATGTTTTTGTTACCTTTGTGGATGGTTACTTTTGTCTCTCAGCTAAAAACAACATCATCGATGATGAATATGCCAAACAACTGGCTCAGTCTGAAAAAAAACTGATCGAACCTTTTTTCAGAATCCACCCACCCGTTGAAAGTTTTTATTCAAAAGAAAAATTCAGTTTGGGATTGGGGTTAACTATGGTTGATTTTATCCTACATAGACACAATGGAATGTTTTTCATTCGAAATGCCATCGACCATACTACGGAAGTCAAAGCAGACTGCATCATTGCAGAAGTATTTTTACCAATCCAAAACGACAAATAA
- the metW gene encoding methionine biosynthesis protein MetW: MNIHTNEALGLDLKNRPDISYIANLIKPGERVLDLGCGYGELMLILKNKGVRVQGIEKDDKCIIQCVKKSLYVHHGDIDDGLKHHLDHSFDFVILNQTIQQTLNPGEIIKECLRIGKQVIIVFPNFSHWQIRSSILLSGKTPVTDLMPFHWYDTPNLHYLSGKDFEDFCDFERIKVLHRAFFNRTRQIKLFPNLFATLALFVIRA; encoded by the coding sequence TTGAACATCCATACAAATGAAGCTCTAGGTTTGGATTTAAAAAACAGACCTGATATCTCCTACATTGCGAACCTAATCAAACCTGGGGAAAGGGTTTTGGATCTTGGTTGTGGGTATGGCGAACTTATGTTAATCCTCAAAAACAAGGGAGTTCGTGTCCAAGGGATTGAAAAAGATGATAAATGTATCATCCAATGCGTAAAAAAAAGTTTATATGTCCATCATGGAGATATTGACGATGGACTCAAACACCATTTGGACCATAGTTTTGATTTTGTCATTCTCAACCAAACCATACAACAGACGTTAAACCCTGGTGAGATAATTAAAGAATGTTTACGAATCGGTAAACAAGTAATCATTGTATTTCCCAACTTTTCTCATTGGCAAATTCGCTCATCGATCCTTCTTAGCGGAAAAACACCCGTAACAGATCTTATGCCGTTTCACTGGTATGACACACCTAACTTACATTATCTATCGGGAAAAGATTTTGAAGATTTTTGTGACTTTGAAAGAATCAAAGTATTACACAGAGCTTTTTTTAATAGGACCAGACAAATCAAACTGTTTCCTAATTTATTTGCGACATTAGCCTTATTTGTGATCAGAGCATAA
- a CDS encoding sensor histidine kinase, with protein sequence MDLDPWSLLKASLEGDDSGTAILSIDRSSKKSEILIKNQIFASLEPAFDLNTFLCKKIENSDFSTELIYITNGTILETSFGKFQFPEGKKNKEYTKFFIKDITTKQRQEEEIAWRLRFELGVASSIQILIQQPSIREGLPHAIYQLLYFTEMDSVFFLKYETVGKKDFFKIWANERKTTKYPLLPEQCQTEDWYDLGLGRWVHKLKKGKTIYLVPNKALPREKWFFEQTKAETILLIPVRFENRFLGVMGFFKYKQNSPIEHENLLIYQTVSRWMGLFVQRDLDLTELNRYKSTLESLVLERTVALTKTKEELERAYRAKTEFLAHMSHELRTPLNSIIGFSKLIQLPDSDETGKEYLNYIYTGGTRLLNMINEILNLMKIESGQIQIQLTSFKPEDICRQTLDLIQPQANAKGMEIRFRPPLQSKVVHSDGGKIQQILLNLLSNAIKYANHPYIELDCEWAEGNLEISVRDFGPGISEEDQNRIFHTFTRLNDDGKIEGTGLGLSISQGLANRLGGSLELKSQLGQGSIFKLKLPEIIK encoded by the coding sequence ATGGATCTGGATCCCTGGTCATTGCTAAAGGCCTCTTTAGAGGGTGATGACTCGGGAACCGCCATTCTTTCCATTGATAGGTCGTCTAAAAAATCTGAGATCCTAATTAAAAATCAAATATTTGCATCATTAGAACCAGCCTTCGATTTAAACACCTTTCTTTGCAAAAAAATTGAGAACTCTGACTTTTCCACAGAACTCATTTATATCACAAACGGAACCATTCTGGAAACTTCCTTTGGAAAGTTTCAATTTCCAGAAGGAAAAAAAAACAAAGAATACACAAAATTCTTTATAAAAGATATTACCACCAAACAAAGACAAGAAGAAGAAATAGCCTGGAGACTTCGGTTTGAATTAGGGGTAGCCTCCTCAATTCAAATACTCATCCAACAACCTTCCATTCGAGAAGGCCTACCACATGCAATCTATCAGTTGTTATACTTTACAGAAATGGATTCTGTTTTTTTTCTCAAATATGAAACGGTAGGAAAAAAAGATTTTTTTAAAATTTGGGCCAACGAACGAAAGACTACCAAATACCCTCTATTGCCAGAACAGTGCCAAACTGAAGATTGGTATGATTTGGGTCTTGGTCGTTGGGTTCATAAACTAAAAAAAGGAAAAACCATTTATTTAGTCCCAAACAAAGCCTTACCAAGAGAAAAATGGTTCTTCGAACAAACCAAAGCTGAAACGATACTACTCATTCCTGTTCGTTTTGAAAATCGCTTTTTGGGAGTTATGGGTTTTTTCAAATACAAACAGAATTCTCCGATTGAACATGAAAATCTTTTGATTTACCAAACGGTGAGTCGATGGATGGGACTTTTTGTCCAAAGGGATTTGGACCTTACAGAACTGAATCGCTACAAATCGACATTAGAATCTTTAGTTTTAGAAAGAACTGTAGCCCTCACCAAAACGAAAGAAGAATTGGAACGTGCCTACCGAGCTAAAACCGAATTTTTAGCCCATATGAGTCACGAACTGAGAACACCCTTAAATTCCATCATTGGATTTTCGAAACTGATTCAGTTACCAGATTCAGATGAAACCGGAAAGGAATACTTAAACTATATTTATACTGGTGGAACAAGGCTCCTAAATATGATCAACGAAATCCTAAATTTGATGAAAATCGAATCGGGACAAATTCAAATCCAGTTAACATCGTTTAAACCAGAAGACATATGTCGCCAAACATTGGATTTAATCCAACCTCAAGCCAATGCAAAGGGAATGGAAATTCGATTTCGACCACCTTTACAATCAAAGGTGGTCCACTCGGACGGTGGAAAAATCCAACAAATTCTACTCAACCTACTTTCAAACGCTATCAAATACGCAAATCATCCCTATATCGAATTGGATTGTGAATGGGCTGAGGGAAATTTAGAGATTTCTGTCCGTGATTTTGGACCAGGGATCTCAGAAGAGGATCAAAACCGTATATTTCATACCTTCACCCGGTTAAACGACGATGGAAAAATCGAAGGAACGGGACTCGGTCTTTCGATTTCTCAAGGTTTGGCGAACAGACTCGGAGGTTCACTAGAACTTAAATCTCAATTAGGGCAAGGTTCCATTTTTAAACTCAAGTTACCCGAAATAATAAAATAA